The Desulfobulbus propionicus DSM 2032 DNA segment CCAGTCCGTCAATCCCAGCTGTTGACTCAGCTGTCGGACATCCGCCTTGTCAAAGCCGGCCTGGACCAGGGGCGTCTGTACGCCCAGTTGGTGGATGGCCCGCAGGCCGGGGCGATGGCTTTTCAGGTCATCGGTATTGGTGCCGTCGAGCAGAACGGAAACCCCATGTTTTTCGAGTTGTTCTCGAAACAGGGAATACAGGCGGAATTTGCACGAATAGCAACGGTCTTCGGCGTTGACGACAAATTCCTTCCAACGCAGAGGGTGCACTTCCAGGCGCACCATGGCAACACCCCGGGGGTAGCCGTTGCGTGATGACCAGTGGATGGCCCGATCGATTTCCCGCGATGGCAGGAGGGCCGATTCGCCAAACAGCAGTAAGACGTTGCCCGCGCCAAGGGTGTCCAGGGCGCATTTTGCCAGCAGGGAACTGTCGGTGCCTCCGGAAAAGGCCACAGCGACCCGTCCATGGGCTTGCAGGATCGAGCGCAGTCGGGTGGTCTTGTCGTCAAGATGCATGGGGACTGCCCACCGGCTGGCGATGGTGCGGCTCCTGTCGTGAATCGTCAGAAATTGCGTATATGGACGGAGCCATACAGTTCGATGAGAAATTGTTCGGTGGCCGGCGACAGGTTGATGAATTCAGCCCCGTAGAGATTGTCTTGTCCATTGACGACCCGCACCTTTTCCTTCATTTTGAAATTTCTGCCAATGGTGCAGGTGACGATCAGCAAATCGTCGATGGAATAGAGCTCGGACGATTCGAGCCGTAGACCGCCCAGGCTGATATCGACGATGGTGGCACTTTTATTTTTCAAGGTGGTGGTATTGTAACAGGTGGCCAGGATGGCGTGATCGGTGATCTTCCGTTGATGGATGCGCTTGTGACGTCTTCGGTCCTTTTGCTCGAACGGATATTCATCGATTGCAATCTTCTGTTGCTGTTCGCTGCCTCCCTTGGCAATGGAGGCAAAAAGCGGGATGTCCGCGCGGCTGATATGGTCGATAAACCATGCGTCAAGCACATCATGGATCGCATTGCCGCCGTTGTTCCTGTTGCGAAAACTCAACCTGAATTTATGAAACTCCTTGATCAAGGCATAATGATCAAGGGTATGCTGCGCCGCAAGCTCATGATGCTCGATGAGTTTCTCCTCCGCTTCAAAATGGCGAAAAATATAATTTTCAATCACATCAAAAAGGGTGTCGATCACCTTTTTGTCGGCGTGGCTTGCTGAAGCGTTGCCCAGGTCGTTGATCAGGTCGAAAATGATTTTATGCTGATTGTCAATGAGACCGATGCCCACGTTGAGGGTGTCGTCCCATTCTTTCTTGTGTTTCATGGAGCCTCATGTGCCTGTGGGGGATGCGATATCCCCGAATGAGTGAACGCCAGGGTAAGAACCGGGCCAGCGGCGCGGGTTTTGTTTCTAGGGTACCTTGAGTGCCATGTCCCGACAAGGTTTTCGGTAAAAAAAACAGGCCGGGCGCGTCGCGTTTCTCCTCCTGCGGCACCAGGGCGAGAAGGCCGGGTGGTCGAAAAAGGTGACGCCCGCCAAGGCAGGTGGTATGGTGGACAAGGAGCGATGAATGGTGGATTCCACGACAAAAAAAGAGGATGGAATGAGCAAAGGTTTGCTGATCGTGTTCACCGGCAATGGCAAGGGGAAGACCACCGCCGCCCTGGGCATGGCCATGCGGGCCGCCGGTCATGGGCTGCGCGTCTGTTTTATCCAGTTCATCAAAGGGAGCTGGCGTTACGGGGAACTCGAGGCCGTCAAGCGGTTTGCGGGGCTGATCGACCTGCATGTGATGGGCAAGGGGTTTACCTGGAAATCGGAGAACATCGAGGACGATGCCCGGCTGGCCCGGGAGGCGTGGGACTTCGCCCGTCAGGCCATCAACTCGAACAGCTACCAGATCGTGGTGCTCGATGAATTCACCTACCTGCTCCATTACGGCATGCTGGCCCTTGATCCCTGCCTCCAGTTCCTGACCGAGCGCAACCCTGCCCAACATGTGGTCATCACCGGCCGATACGCCCCGCCCTCCCTGCTGGAAGCGGCCGATCTGGTGAC contains these protein-coding regions:
- the larE gene encoding ATP-dependent sacrificial sulfur transferase LarE; this encodes MHLDDKTTRLRSILQAHGRVAVAFSGGTDSSLLAKCALDTLGAGNVLLLFGESALLPSREIDRAIHWSSRNGYPRGVAMVRLEVHPLRWKEFVVNAEDRCYSCKFRLYSLFREQLEKHGVSVLLDGTNTDDLKSHRPGLRAIHQLGVQTPLVQAGFDKADVRQLSQQLGLTDWDQPSASCLATRIPCGMPITVERLRQIEQWEEELRRFGFVGCRVRLENETGSRVCIQLRAADFASFSMHTHRPAMVRFFHNHGVDTVLLDLVGR
- a CDS encoding hemerythrin domain-containing protein; this encodes MKHKKEWDDTLNVGIGLIDNQHKIIFDLINDLGNASASHADKKVIDTLFDVIENYIFRHFEAEEKLIEHHELAAQHTLDHYALIKEFHKFRLSFRNRNNGGNAIHDVLDAWFIDHISRADIPLFASIAKGGSEQQQKIAIDEYPFEQKDRRRHKRIHQRKITDHAILATCYNTTTLKNKSATIVDISLGGLRLESSELYSIDDLLIVTCTIGRNFKMKEKVRVVNGQDNLYGAEFINLSPATEQFLIELYGSVHIRNF
- the cobO gene encoding cob(I)yrinic acid a,c-diamide adenosyltransferase; the encoded protein is MSKGLLIVFTGNGKGKTTAALGMAMRAAGHGLRVCFIQFIKGSWRYGELEAVKRFAGLIDLHVMGKGFTWKSENIEDDARLAREAWDFARQAINSNSYQIVVLDEFTYLLHYGMLALDPCLQFLTERNPAQHVVITGRYAPPSLLEAADLVTEMQAVKHPLASGIKAQKGIEF